The following proteins are co-located in the Paludibaculum fermentans genome:
- the def gene encoding peptide deformylase encodes MVLRIVKYGDPVLEQVAQPIAEFGTPELKQLVEDMFETMYANKGIGLAAPQVALSQRLTVIDPSAGEDPNARIVLINPEIVSKQGSQIGEEGCLSIPGFREDVKRFNKVTVRARNVDGESFDIDGEELLARAMQHEIDHLNGVLFLSHLSLLKRDLIRRKIRKLAKAGEWE; translated from the coding sequence GGATAGTTAAGTATGGCGACCCTGTCCTGGAACAGGTGGCCCAGCCGATCGCGGAGTTCGGCACCCCGGAGCTGAAACAGCTGGTGGAAGACATGTTTGAGACGATGTACGCGAACAAGGGTATCGGTCTGGCCGCCCCCCAAGTCGCGCTCTCTCAACGCCTGACGGTCATCGATCCGTCGGCGGGCGAAGACCCCAATGCCCGGATCGTATTGATCAATCCGGAGATTGTCTCGAAACAGGGCAGCCAGATTGGCGAAGAGGGTTGCCTCTCCATCCCCGGCTTCCGCGAGGACGTCAAGCGGTTCAATAAGGTGACGGTCCGCGCCCGGAACGTCGACGGCGAAAGCTTCGACATCGACGGCGAGGAACTGCTGGCCCGCGCCATGCAGCACGAGATCGACCACCTGAACGGCGTCCTGTTCCTCAGCCACCTCAGCCTGCTGAAGCGCGACCTCATCCGCCGCAAGATCCGCAAACTGGCGAAAGCCGGCGAGTGGGAGTAA